In the [Clostridium] colinum genome, one interval contains:
- a CDS encoding peptidylprolyl isomerase yields the protein MSKNPIVTIEMENGDIIKVELMPEFAPNTVNNFISLVNKGFYDGLIFHRVIEGFMIQGGCPDKNGMGGPGYGIDGEFALNGFDNNLKHKRGVISMARAQHPNSAGSQFFIMHQDAPHLDGSYASFGQVIEGIENVDKIATVATDFSDRPKEEQKIVKITVDTFGETYPEPKTNNMR from the coding sequence ATGAGTAAAAATCCTATTGTTACGATAGAAATGGAAAATGGTGATATAATAAAAGTGGAGCTTATGCCAGAATTTGCTCCTAATACAGTAAACAATTTTATTAGTCTTGTTAATAAAGGATTTTATGATGGACTTATTTTTCATAGAGTTATAGAAGGGTTTATGATACAAGGTGGTTGTCCAGATAAAAATGGTATGGGTGGACCGGGATATGGCATAGACGGCGAATTTGCTTTAAATGGATTTGATAATAATTTAAAACATAAAAGAGGGGTTATATCTATGGCTCGTGCACAACACCCTAACTCTGCAGGGTCTCAGTTTTTTATTATGCATCAAGATGCTCCACATTTAGATGGGTCTTATGCTAGCTTTGGACAAGTTATAGAAGGTATAGAAAATGTAGATAAAATAGCAACAGTTGCTACAGATTTTTCAGATAGACCTAAAGAAGAACAAAAAATAGTTAAAATAACAGTTGACACATTTGGAGAAACTTATCCAGAACCAAAAACTAATAATATGAGATAA
- the sigH gene encoding RNA polymerase sporulation sigma factor SigH, with protein sequence MYENYTDEELLDKIKNGDNIAMDYLITKYKNLVKMRARAYFIIGTDSEDIMQEGMIGLYKAIRDYKKTDASFQTFAKICIDRQVITAIKMANRKKHLPLNSYLSLNMLVYEEDSEITYIDKLEESKALNPEEIVIDKENVKTLQKQINEKLSKLEKQVLKLYLRGKSYATIAKELQKDEKSIDNAIQRIRKKIEKIQVSKC encoded by the coding sequence ATGTATGAAAATTATACAGATGAGGAGCTTTTAGATAAAATAAAAAACGGTGATAATATAGCAATGGATTATTTAATAACTAAATATAAAAATTTAGTTAAAATGAGGGCTAGAGCATATTTTATAATAGGCACAGATTCAGAAGATATTATGCAAGAAGGTATGATAGGGCTTTATAAAGCTATAAGAGATTATAAAAAAACAGATGCTAGCTTTCAAACTTTTGCTAAAATTTGTATAGATAGACAAGTGATTACGGCTATAAAAATGGCTAATAGAAAAAAACATTTACCGCTTAATTCTTATTTATCTTTAAATATGCTTGTTTATGAAGAAGATTCTGAAATTACATATATTGATAAGCTAGAAGAAAGTAAAGCATTAAATCCAGAAGAAATAGTTATAGATAAAGAAAATGTGAAAACTTTACAAAAACAAATAAATGAAAAATTAAGTAAATTAGAAAAGCAAGTTTTAAAGCTATATTTACGAGGTAAAAGCTATGCTACAATAGCTAAAGAATTACAAAAAGATGAAAAATCTATTGATAATGCAATACAACGTATTAGGAAAAAAATAGAAAAAATACAAGTATCAAAATGTTGA
- a CDS encoding FUSC family protein has translation MTLTTVNLSHKTYIPFALMYVFAEGSPINREQIVSRFLSFILSGIILSSIYYIRHKKLESERTIKDIFNSISISKETTVFNIKMTLGLTVAFFLTKFFGIEKGMWISMTVMSLTQPNFHLIKKRIQHRFFGTVVGGIFFLILFGGLIPEKFFGVITAILSYIYTFAKSYYIQIIFVTINALNAANGIFDTLYHGYIYRLSFIFIGIVIVLIIVFLEKMLDKKVESDKNDENDVLTNND, from the coding sequence ATGACATTAACAACAGTGAATTTAAGTCATAAAACATATATACCTTTTGCTTTAATGTATGTTTTTGCAGAAGGTTCTCCTATAAATAGAGAACAAATAGTTAGCAGATTTTTATCTTTTATTTTATCAGGAATAATTTTAAGTTCTATATATTATATAAGACATAAAAAATTAGAAAGTGAAAGAACAATAAAAGATATATTTAATAGTATTAGCATATCAAAAGAAACAACGGTATTTAATATTAAAATGACTTTGGGATTAACTGTAGCATTTTTTTTAACCAAATTTTTTGGTATAGAAAAAGGCATGTGGATAAGTATGACAGTAATGTCTTTAACTCAACCTAATTTTCATTTAATAAAAAAAAGAATACAACATAGGTTTTTTGGAACAGTTGTAGGAGGTATATTTTTTCTAATACTTTTTGGAGGACTTATACCAGAAAAATTTTTTGGAGTTATAACAGCTATTTTATCTTATATATATACATTTGCAAAAAGTTATTATATACAAATAATCTTTGTAACTATAAATGCTTTAAATGCAGCAAATGGTATATTTGATACTTTATATCATGGATATATTTATAGATTATCCTTTATATTTATAGGTATTGTAATAGTTTTAATTATAGTATTTTTAGAAAAAATGTTGGATAAAAAAGTTGAAAGTGATAAAAATGATGAAAATGATGTATTGACTAATAACGATTAG
- a CDS encoding insulinase family protein, giving the protein MTYNLLKNENIDNIGQAFLYEHIKTGAKIVYIKNDDKNKVFSISFRTLPKDNTGVFHILEHCVLCGSKKYPLKEPFNQLDKCTINTYLNAITFADKTLYPIASPNDKDYFKLLDVYLDAVFFPLIKEKKGIFLQEGWHYNGKEINGVVYNEMKGVYSTPDVIIDFKVKEKLFDNKGYAYDSGGHPDYITNLTYDDFIKIYNKYYTPSNSIIYFYGDLDIDYYLDYLNKEYLDKFDKVNVHTITKSKNLDKPIIFEDFYYIDEDLEEDKNYIQASFKLNFSTDEVKNIVFDILADILTENQEGILKKALVNEGICTDVTSYVDDDMIEPTYNILIEGTKENNLDRFKNILENTIKNINIDEKLIEGGISTNEFYFKEKDFGYKPKGLFYNIMLLKNMLYEKYDFEVLKFDKIIEDIKKIDFKNLLIENILNNNNAVYCILKPSNKLEQSNNKKYIKNTEDLIKYQKEVDKEEDIQKIPPIDIKDIEKDIFKINTQILNVKNRPLILNNINSEILYFNMIVDISKFSEKYGKYISIYVYLLGKLDTKNYTSEKLEQAINILIGGGSTFNSVSSLKDNKFFNSFGFSAKILNKNINEAFIIINEIFKNTILENKQKVKKFILEFLYKCELDILKDPKQYSIKRAKSYICEKSLYVEKVEGIDFYYWLKNLCKNIDKNIDDIIQNLLYIKNNIFNINNIYFGVGCNKDIQNQAIVCIENLDFFNNKTINIEVGKNITEIKNEAFYMPSDVNYNTKVALLNRKNFKYTGYLDILKRIIESDYIWYKIRTEGGAYGGNISISDAGLLTLNSYSDPNINDTYDKFKQIVDYIENLNISDNELHMYKIGTINILDRPIKDYEINQIAINRYFKQIDEKEIYIKKQEILYANLKDIKAYFEMIREAFNENSICTIGNKEDINLCENLFFNIKKI; this is encoded by the coding sequence ATGACATATAATTTATTAAAAAATGAAAATATAGATAATATAGGGCAAGCATTTTTATATGAACATATAAAAACAGGAGCTAAAATTGTATATATAAAAAATGATGATAAAAATAAGGTATTTTCTATATCCTTTAGAACTTTACCAAAAGATAATACAGGAGTATTTCATATTTTAGAACATTGTGTATTATGTGGTTCAAAAAAATATCCGTTAAAGGAACCTTTTAACCAATTAGACAAATGTACTATAAATACATATTTAAATGCTATAACATTTGCAGATAAAACGCTATATCCGATAGCAAGCCCAAATGATAAAGACTATTTTAAACTATTAGATGTTTATTTAGATGCAGTATTTTTCCCTTTGATAAAAGAAAAAAAGGGTATATTTTTGCAAGAAGGTTGGCATTATAATGGAAAAGAAATAAATGGTGTAGTATATAATGAAATGAAGGGAGTATATTCTACACCAGATGTTATAATAGATTTTAAAGTTAAAGAAAAACTTTTTGATAATAAAGGGTATGCGTATGATTCTGGAGGACACCCAGATTATATTACAAATCTTACATATGATGATTTTATAAAAATATATAATAAGTATTATACACCATCTAATAGTATAATTTATTTTTATGGTGATTTAGATATAGATTATTATTTAGATTACTTAAATAAAGAATATTTAGATAAATTTGATAAAGTAAATGTTCATACTATAACAAAAAGTAAAAATTTAGATAAACCTATAATTTTTGAAGATTTTTATTATATAGATGAAGATTTAGAAGAAGATAAAAATTATATACAAGCCAGCTTTAAGCTAAATTTTAGTACAGATGAAGTAAAAAATATAGTATTTGACATTTTGGCAGATATATTAACAGAAAACCAAGAAGGAATATTAAAAAAAGCACTTGTTAATGAAGGCATATGCACAGATGTTACAAGCTATGTAGATGATGATATGATAGAGCCTACATATAACATACTAATAGAAGGAACTAAAGAAAATAATTTAGATAGGTTTAAAAATATATTAGAAAACACTATAAAAAATATAAATATAGATGAAAAATTAATAGAAGGTGGAATATCTACAAATGAATTTTACTTTAAGGAAAAAGATTTTGGATATAAACCTAAAGGGTTATTTTATAACATAATGCTTCTTAAAAATATGCTTTATGAAAAATATGATTTTGAAGTATTAAAGTTTGATAAAATTATAGAAGATATAAAGAAAATAGATTTTAAAAATCTTTTAATAGAAAATATTTTAAACAATAATAATGCTGTCTATTGTATTTTAAAACCATCTAATAAATTAGAACAAAGTAATAATAAAAAATATATAAAAAATACAGAAGATTTAATAAAATATCAAAAAGAAGTAGATAAAGAAGAAGACATACAAAAAATACCACCTATTGATATAAAAGATATAGAAAAAGATATATTTAAAATAAACACACAAATATTAAATGTAAAAAATAGACCATTAATACTTAACAATATAAATTCTGAAATATTATATTTTAATATGATTGTAGATATATCTAAATTTAGTGAAAAATATGGAAAATATATAAGTATATATGTTTATTTATTAGGTAAATTAGATACTAAAAACTATACAAGTGAAAAATTAGAGCAAGCTATAAATATATTAATAGGTGGAGGCAGTACATTTAATAGTGTATCATCTTTAAAAGATAACAAATTTTTTAATAGTTTTGGATTTTCTGCCAAAATTTTAAATAAAAATATAAATGAAGCATTCATTATAATAAATGAAATATTTAAAAATACGATTTTAGAAAATAAACAAAAAGTTAAAAAGTTTATTTTAGAATTTTTATATAAATGTGAGCTAGATATTTTAAAAGACCCTAAGCAATATTCTATAAAAAGAGCAAAAAGTTATATATGTGAAAAAAGCCTATATGTAGAAAAAGTAGAGGGGATAGACTTTTATTATTGGTTGAAAAATTTATGCAAAAATATAGATAAAAATATAGATGATATTATACAAAATTTATTATATATAAAAAATAATATTTTTAATATTAATAATATATACTTTGGTGTTGGGTGTAATAAAGACATACAAAATCAGGCTATTGTATGTATAGAAAACTTAGACTTTTTTAATAATAAAACAATAAATATAGAAGTTGGTAAAAACATTACAGAGATAAAAAATGAGGCATTTTATATGCCATCAGATGTTAATTATAACACAAAAGTTGCCCTTTTAAATAGAAAAAATTTTAAATATACAGGATATTTAGATATATTAAAAAGAATAATAGAAAGTGATTATATATGGTATAAAATAAGGACAGAAGGTGGAGCATATGGAGGAAATATATCTATATCAGATGCGGGGCTTTTAACATTAAATTCTTATAGCGACCCTAATATAAATGATACTTATGATAAGTTTAAACAAATAGTAGACTATATAGAAAATTTAAATATTAGTGATAATGAACTACATATGTATAAAATAGGTACTATAAATATTTTAGATAGACCTATAAAAGATTATGAAATAAACCAAATAGCCATTAATAGATATTTTAAGCAGATAGATGAAAAAGAAATATATATAAAAAAGCAAGAAATTTTATATGCTAATTTAAAAGATATAAAAGCTTATTTTGAAATGATACGAGAGGCATTTAATGAAAATAGTATATGTACAATAGGAAATAAAGAAGATATAAACTTATGTGAAAATTTATTTTTTAATATTAAAAAGATATAA
- a CDS encoding tetratricopeptide repeat protein: MKCPICGLIIQNDHICPRCNENAYVLNKIFNISVRLYNEALEKAHKKDFSNAIFLLEKSLCFNKNNTEVINLLGLLYYHTGRLGDAIKQWILSTNINPNKDNRAFYYLNIFNQNIRKFEKLDDAVRLYNQAIKYLKNRDDDLAVIRLKKALDINPKFIDAMNLLSFCYIVQKKYKKALKVLNKVLLLDTKNEIALKYIEEIEARKNKKKNKKEILSEEYTHNGMIKTVDEDEEYSKIKYNNKNLVIIFSFVFGVLLCALCMYFLFIPDYKSKKTDEIEQLNNTINTIKEETKNFILKKDEELKKVQQENQEIKNKLQIYENKKAIDDNYQKIDIALNLYKQGKKTEAKNMINSINTNGFDTEAMKKYNEVKNKINK; the protein is encoded by the coding sequence ATGAAGTGTCCTATATGTGGATTAATAATACAAAATGACCATATATGTCCTAGATGTAATGAAAATGCCTATGTGCTAAATAAGATTTTTAATATTTCTGTAAGACTTTATAATGAAGCTTTAGAAAAAGCACATAAAAAAGATTTTTCTAACGCTATATTTTTATTAGAAAAAAGCTTATGCTTTAATAAAAATAATACAGAAGTTATAAATTTATTAGGTTTATTATACTATCATACAGGCAGGCTAGGAGATGCTATTAAACAATGGATTTTAAGCACTAATATTAATCCAAATAAAGATAATAGAGCATTTTATTATCTTAATATTTTTAACCAAAATATAAGAAAATTTGAAAAGTTAGATGATGCAGTCAGGCTATATAACCAAGCTATAAAATATTTAAAAAATAGAGATGATGATTTAGCTGTTATAAGATTAAAAAAAGCATTAGATATAAATCCTAAATTTATAGATGCTATGAATTTATTATCATTTTGCTACATAGTTCAAAAAAAATATAAAAAAGCGTTAAAAGTTTTAAACAAAGTTTTATTATTAGATACAAAAAATGAAATTGCACTTAAATATATAGAAGAAATAGAGGCTAGAAAAAACAAAAAGAAAAATAAAAAAGAGATTTTATCAGAAGAATATACACATAATGGTATGATAAAGACTGTTGATGAAGATGAAGAATATAGCAAAATAAAATATAATAATAAAAACTTAGTGATAATTTTTTCTTTTGTTTTTGGTGTTTTATTATGTGCTTTATGTATGTACTTTTTATTTATACCAGATTATAAGTCTAAAAAAACAGATGAAATAGAACAACTAAACAATACAATAAATACAATTAAAGAAGAAACAAAAAATTTTATTTTGAAAAAAGATGAAGAGCTAAAAAAAGTACAACAAGAAAACCAAGAAATAAAAAATAAATTACAAATTTATGAAAACAAAAAAGCTATAGATGATAATTATCAAAAAATAGATATAGCACTAAATTTATATAAACAAGGTAAAAAAACAGAAGCTAAAAATATGATAAATAGTATTAACACTAATGGATTTGATACAGAAGCTATGAAAAAATATAATGAAGTAAAAAACAAGATAAACAAATAA
- a CDS encoding MATE family efflux transporter → MEENSKNNHLATESIGKLLIKMIIPSVIAQIVNLLYNIVDRMFITKIPNVGTLALTGVGVTFPIIILISAFACLIGMGGAPRAAIKMGKNDYEEAEHILSNCFISLIMISAILTLFFLIFNSKLLIMFGASEQTLPYARQYANIYVIGTIFVQITLGLNPFINAQGFVNTAMKTVLIGAGLNIVLDFILIRIFNLGVMGAALATVSSQAISAIWVLRFLTKSKATKIKIRKKYFKLKKSIMFPIIALGISPFIMQSTESLLNIAFNSSLKRYGGDIAVGSMTIIATIMQCVSLIATGIGQGAQPIISFNYGAGHMDRVKKTYKLTIIISVIFTSIMWVLCVFNPQLFVGIFAKGDENMMGYASLSLQVYIFSVFIIGLQFACQQTFVALGQAKVSLFLALLRKIILLIPLIYILPAIIPNGITISLNSDVSLDSKVFAIFLAEPISDFISAVTTGILFIITIKKLNKNFEKNISEKTT, encoded by the coding sequence ATGGAAGAAAACAGTAAAAATAATCATTTAGCCACGGAAAGCATAGGTAAACTTTTAATAAAAATGATTATACCTTCTGTTATAGCACAAATAGTAAATTTATTGTATAACATAGTAGATAGAATGTTTATAACAAAAATACCTAATGTAGGGACGTTAGCATTAACAGGGGTTGGTGTTACATTTCCTATAATAATTTTAATTTCGGCTTTTGCCTGTTTAATAGGTATGGGTGGAGCTCCACGAGCGGCTATAAAAATGGGTAAAAATGATTATGAAGAAGCAGAACATATATTATCTAATTGTTTTATAAGCCTTATTATGATATCTGCTATACTTACTTTATTTTTTTTAATATTTAATTCAAAACTATTAATAATGTTTGGAGCTAGCGAACAAACTTTGCCATATGCTAGACAATATGCAAATATTTATGTTATAGGAACTATATTTGTACAAATAACACTTGGTTTAAATCCATTTATAAACGCACAAGGGTTTGTTAATACCGCTATGAAAACAGTATTGATAGGTGCAGGGCTTAACATAGTTTTAGATTTTATATTAATAAGAATATTTAATTTAGGTGTTATGGGGGCAGCGCTTGCAACAGTTAGCTCTCAAGCAATATCAGCTATATGGGTTTTAAGATTTTTAACAAAATCTAAAGCTACAAAAATAAAAATTAGAAAAAAATATTTTAAGCTTAAAAAATCTATAATGTTTCCTATAATAGCTTTAGGTATATCTCCTTTTATTATGCAAAGTACAGAAAGTCTTTTAAATATTGCTTTTAACTCGTCATTAAAAAGATATGGTGGAGATATAGCTGTAGGTAGTATGACAATTATAGCAACAATTATGCAATGTGTAAGCTTGATAGCAACAGGTATAGGGCAAGGTGCACAACCTATCATAAGTTTTAACTATGGCGCAGGGCATATGGATAGAGTTAAAAAGACATATAAATTAACTATTATAATATCTGTAATATTTACAAGTATAATGTGGGTATTATGCGTTTTTAACCCTCAACTTTTTGTAGGTATATTTGCAAAAGGTGATGAAAATATGATGGGATATGCTAGTTTAAGCTTGCAAGTATACATTTTTTCTGTATTTATAATAGGTTTACAGTTTGCTTGTCAACAAACATTTGTTGCTTTAGGTCAGGCTAAAGTATCTTTATTTTTAGCACTTCTTAGAAAAATTATATTATTAATACCACTTATATATATTTTACCAGCTATTATACCAAATGGTATTACTATTAGTTTAAATAGTGATGTTAGCTTAGATAGTAAAGTTTTTGCAATATTTTTAGCAGAGCCTATATCAGATTTTATATCGGCAGTTACAACAGGTATTTTATTTATAATAACAATTAAAAAATTAAATAAAAATTTTGAAAAAAATATTTCTGAAAAAACAACTTAA
- a CDS encoding HAD family hydrolase, which produces MYKAIIFDMDGVILDTEKLLMKCWQTAGNEFGICIENKHLSKMRGGTIPVIKNIFEEIFGKDLDFYKIRERREAIKDEYISKNGVPVKEGIEEFLKYIKDNNIKISLATSTIKDIAIKYLKEVDLYKYFDEIVCGDMIENGKPSPDIYLEACKRLNVNPKEALVFEDSRNGIWAGYSAGCDVAMVVDIDDKYEDTEDKIILKIESYKQAIDFLEKAKEK; this is translated from the coding sequence ATATTAGATACTGAAAAACTTTTGATGAAATGCTGGCAAACAGCAGGAAATGAGTTTGGCATATGTATAGAAAATAAGCATTTATCAAAAATGAGAGGAGGCACTATACCAGTAATAAAAAATATTTTTGAAGAGATATTTGGCAAAGATTTAGATTTTTATAAAATAAGAGAAAGACGAGAAGCTATAAAAGATGAATATATATCAAAAAATGGTGTACCAGTTAAAGAAGGAATAGAAGAATTTTTAAAATATATAAAAGATAATAATATAAAAATTTCGCTTGCAACATCTACTATAAAAGATATAGCTATAAAATATTTAAAAGAAGTAGATTTGTATAAATATTTTGATGAAATAGTTTGTGGAGATATGATAGAAAATGGTAAACCTTCGCCAGATATTTATTTAGAAGCTTGCAAGAGATTAAATGTTAATCCAAAAGAGGCTTTAGTTTTTGAAGATTCTAGAAATGGTATTTGGGCTGGATATAGTGCAGGCTGTGATGTAGCTATGGTTGTAGATATAGATGATAAATATGAAGATACTGAAGATAAAATAATTTTAAAAATAGAAAGTTATAAACAAGCAATAGATTTTTTAGAAAAAGCTAAGGAGAAATAA